In Desulfosporosinus youngiae DSM 17734, the genomic stretch TCGCGCAAGGTGTTACCATACTGGAATTAGAAAACATTACATCGAACTAACAAATTTTTAGGAGGAACTATTAATGACTGATATTGGCTCATTTAAAGTAAAATCAGGACTTGCCGAAATGTTAAAAGGCGGCGTTATTATGGATGTAACGACCCCTGAGCAGGCTATTATTGCAGAAGAGGCTGGAGCATGTGCAGTAATGGCTCTGGAGCGTGTTCCTTCTGATATACGTGCTGAAGGTGGAGTAGCGAGAATGGCTGATCCATCGATCATTCAGAATATAATGGCTGTGGTTTCTATTCCTGTTATGGCAAAAGCTCGTATAGGACATTTTGTTGAAGCAAGAATTTTAGAAGCTCTAGGTGCGGATTATATTGATGAATCTGAAGTATTGACACCTGCAGATGATGCTTATCATATTAATAAACATGACTTTAAAGTACCCTTTGTTTGCGGCTGCCGCAATCTGGGTGAAGCATTGCGCCGGATCGGAGAAGGGGCTGCTATGATCCGTACCAAAGGGGAACCTGGGACAGGTAATGTTGTTGAAGCGGTTCGGCATATGCGTACAGTAATGAGCGAGATTCGTGCTTTAACGTTAATGCCTAAAGAGGAACTTATGACAGCTGCCAAAGATATGGGTGCTCCTTATGATTTGGTTCTTTATGTGGCAGAGCATGGAAAACTGCCCGTTGTAAACTTCGCTGCAGGAGGTATTGCTACTCCGGCTGATGCAGCTTTGATGATGCAGCTAGGCGTAGATGGTATTTTTGTCGGTTCGGGAATCTTTAAATCAGGGGATCCCAAAGCACGGGCGAAGGCGATTGTTATGGCAACAACTCACTATAAAGATGCAAAATTACTTGCGGAAATTTCCAAAGATTTAGGACAACCTATGTCAGGAATTGAAATTTCGACATTGGCCGAATCCCAGCGTATGCAAGAACGGGGTTGGTAAGAATGAAAAAGCGTGTTGGCGTATTGGCACTGCAAGGTGCTTTTCGCGAGCACCGGCAGGTTCTGGAACAATTGGGTTGCGAAGTTGTAGAAGTGCGTAAAACAAGTGATCTTGATGGAATACAGGGTCTTATTATTCCGGGTGGGGAAAGTACAACCATTGGTAAACTCCTGAGAATAGATGAGATGGGTGAAAAAATTAAGGAGCTTGGCGCTAAGGATATGCCTATTTTCGGAACTTGCGCAGGTATGATATTACTTAGTAAAACTATTGTGAATAGTGAACAGTATTGTTTAAACCTTATGGATACAGTAGTAGAACGAAATGCATTCGGAAGACAGGTAGCAAGTTTTGAAACGGATCTTTCAGTACCTGCTTTAGGTCATAAACCCTTACGTGCCGTTTTTATCCGGGCACCATACCTTAGGGAAGTCGCGCCGAATGTGGGTATATTGGCAGAATATGATGGCAAAATTGTCTTTGTGAGACAAGGAAATTTATTGGCCAGTGCGTTTCATCCGGAACTTACTCCGGATCATAGAGTTCATCAGTATTTTTTGAACATGATCGATGAACATTAAGCAAAAACAGAACATGTTCTAGACATGGGAGGGTTTTTAGTATGTTGGATATCAAGTTTGTTCGTAATAATCCTCAAGTGATTAAGGAAGCATTAGAAAAGCGTCATGTTTCCATTAGCCTTGATCACTTCTTGAAACAAGAAGAAGAAAGGCGAAAACTTCTTTTTGAAGTTGAGACTTTAAAAGCCCGTCGTAATTCAGTTTCTGAGGAAGTTGGGCATCTCAAGAAAAAAGGAAAGGATGCCGAAAGTCTCGTTTTAGAAATGAGAGAAGTCGGTCAAGCCATTAAAAACTTAGAGGAAAAAACAGCTAACGTCGTACGAGAAATGGAAAAAGTACTTTATGAAATTCCAAACATACCTCACACTTCTGTGCCGGTAGGTTCAGACGAGAATGCCAATGTTCAAGTTCGCAGTTGGGGAACTCCCCGTGTTTTTGAGTTTGAGCCGAAAGCTCACTATGAGGTTGGCGAAAAACTGGATATTTTTGATTTTGTCAGAGCCGGTAAAGTAACCGGCACTCGTTTTACCTTTTATAAAGGGTTAGGTGCTAAGCTGGAACGGTCTCTTATTTCTTTTATGCTTGATCGTCACACAGCTAACGGATATACGGAAATTCTCCCTCCTTATATGGTTAATCGTGCCTCTATGATGGGAACAGGCCAACTGCCAAAATTTGAAGATGATGCCTTTAAGATTGTCGGAACAGACTATTTCTTAATTCCTACGGCAGAGGTTCCTGTAACGAATCTCTATCGTGAAGAAATATTAGATGGCAGTCGATTGCCGATTCATCATTGCGCATACAGTTCATGTTTTCGTTCGGAGGCCGGTTCAGCAGGAAGGGATACGCGGGGACTAATTCGCCAACACCAATTCAATAAAGTAGAACTGGTAAAGTTCTCGCTTCCTGAGAATTCCTATGAGGAACTTGAGTCACTGACAAGGGATGCCGAAAGCATTCTTCAGGAGCTGGAACTACCCTATAGGGTTATGGCATTATCGACGGGAGATCTCGGCTTTTCATCTGCTAAAACCTATGATCTGGAAGTATGGCTGCCCAGCTTTAATACATATAGGGAAATCTCTTCCTGCAGTAACTTTGAAGATTTCCAAGCACGTCGGGCAAACATTCGTTTTCGCAGAGGACCTAAGGGTAAACCGGAGTTTATTCATACATTGAATGGCAGCGGTTTAGCAATCGGACGCACAGTTGCGGCTATTATGGAAAATTACCAGGAAAAAGACGGTAGGGTACGTGTTCCTAAAGCATTGCTCCCATATATGGGCGTGGAATATATCGGATAAGCTCAGCTATGTGCCCGGTGTTTTATAGTTAATAAATAAAGAATGTTAAAAAATAGTAGGCAATAATAGTTGAATTTTCCGAGTGTATGTGTTATGCTTTTATTCGGTCATTTACTTGGAGGGGTGTTCGAGTGGTTTATGGACCCGGTCTTGAAAACCGGTGACTTCGCAAGGGGTCCGTGGGTTCGAATCCCACCCCCTCCGCCATAAGTGATAGGTAACCATTGTGCGCTTGTAGTTCAGCTGGATAGAGCGTCAGACTTCGAATCTGAATGTCGGGGGTTCGAATCCCTCCGAGCGCACCAATTAAAATATCACATTTAGCCACAGTAAATAAGTTTAAATTATACTTCAGATGCATATCTGAAGTAAGTTTCCTTATGAACGCTAATAAGGCCTCGTAGCTCAGTGGATAGAGCGGGGGTTTCCTAAACCCTGTCTTGCGGAGGTTCGACTCCTCCCGGGGTCACCAAAATTGAGGTAATTATGCTTCATCAAGATTGGATGCGAATGGCGCTTAGACAAGCTCAAATGGCCTTTGAACAAGGAGAAGTTCCAATTGGAGCAGTGATTGTTTACGATGGACGAATAATTGCTGAAGCGCATAATGAAAAAGAACAGAGGAACGATCCGACAGCACATGCTGAAATCTTAGTCATTCAAAAGGCTGCCGAAGTACTAGATTCCTGGCGATTAACGGATGCTGCTCTATACGTTACTTTAGAACCTTGCCCAATGTGTGCCGGAGCTATCATTCAGTCCCGTTTAAAGCAGCTTGTTTACGGGGCAGCGGATCTAAAGGGCGGAGCCACAGGTTCAGTCATGAATGTGCTGGACTACACGCTATGGAACCATCGGGTTGACATAGTTGCTGGAATATTAGAAGAAGAATGCTCTTCTATTTTAAAAAGGTTTTTTAGAGGATTGCGCGGTTTTTAAGCGTTATCATATACGGAGGAGTATCGAAGTGGTCATAACGAGAGCGACTCGAAATCGTTTGACGGTGTAAGCCGTCCGTGGGTTCGAATCCCACCTCCTCCGCCATACATAATATACTTAGGGTCTTCGCAATTAAAGCGAAGACCCTTTTTGTCTACTGATAGTTTAAATCAAAAAGGAACAATTGATCTCATTTTTTTATGAGAATGGCTTGTATATTATTCCGATATTATGTTATAATTAAATAATTGGAAAAACATGTAATTTTATTATGAGGTATAGCGGTATGGAATATATTAAAGTCAAAGAAGCCGCTGAAAAATGGGGGCTTACTGATCGGCGCGTGCGTATCTTGTGCGAACAGGAACGGATTAACGGCGTTATAAAAAAAGGCCGTTCCTATTTGATTCCTGCAGATACTGAAAAGCCCATAGACGGCAGAAAACTGCGGGGTAAAGCAGTGCCGGTACAGTACCGTTCGCTGTTTACGCGAATTGATTTAAAAAAAGAGAAACTTGATGCCTGCAGGCCTCTGACGCCGGGTGAGACGGCCCGTTTACGCGATGAATTTATGATTGAGTTTACTTATAACTCGAATGCAATTGAGGGTAATACCCTTACGCTCCAGGAGACAGCTTTGGTTTTAGAGGGCATTACCATTGACCAGAAACCACTGAAAGACCATTTGGAGGCTGTAGGGCATCGGGATGCTTTTGTATATGTGCAGCAGCTTGTAAGCAATAGAGTTCCTTTGGAAGAAAGGACTATAAAAGAAATACATTCTCT encodes the following:
- the pdxS gene encoding pyridoxal 5'-phosphate synthase lyase subunit PdxS, which gives rise to MTDIGSFKVKSGLAEMLKGGVIMDVTTPEQAIIAEEAGACAVMALERVPSDIRAEGGVARMADPSIIQNIMAVVSIPVMAKARIGHFVEARILEALGADYIDESEVLTPADDAYHINKHDFKVPFVCGCRNLGEALRRIGEGAAMIRTKGEPGTGNVVEAVRHMRTVMSEIRALTLMPKEELMTAAKDMGAPYDLVLYVAEHGKLPVVNFAAGGIATPADAALMMQLGVDGIFVGSGIFKSGDPKARAKAIVMATTHYKDAKLLAEISKDLGQPMSGIEISTLAESQRMQERGW
- the pdxT gene encoding pyridoxal 5'-phosphate synthase glutaminase subunit PdxT, translating into MKKRVGVLALQGAFREHRQVLEQLGCEVVEVRKTSDLDGIQGLIIPGGESTTIGKLLRIDEMGEKIKELGAKDMPIFGTCAGMILLSKTIVNSEQYCLNLMDTVVERNAFGRQVASFETDLSVPALGHKPLRAVFIRAPYLREVAPNVGILAEYDGKIVFVRQGNLLASAFHPELTPDHRVHQYFLNMIDEH
- the serS gene encoding serine--tRNA ligase gives rise to the protein MLDIKFVRNNPQVIKEALEKRHVSISLDHFLKQEEERRKLLFEVETLKARRNSVSEEVGHLKKKGKDAESLVLEMREVGQAIKNLEEKTANVVREMEKVLYEIPNIPHTSVPVGSDENANVQVRSWGTPRVFEFEPKAHYEVGEKLDIFDFVRAGKVTGTRFTFYKGLGAKLERSLISFMLDRHTANGYTEILPPYMVNRASMMGTGQLPKFEDDAFKIVGTDYFLIPTAEVPVTNLYREEILDGSRLPIHHCAYSSCFRSEAGSAGRDTRGLIRQHQFNKVELVKFSLPENSYEELESLTRDAESILQELELPYRVMALSTGDLGFSSAKTYDLEVWLPSFNTYREISSCSNFEDFQARRANIRFRRGPKGKPEFIHTLNGSGLAIGRTVAAIMENYQEKDGRVRVPKALLPYMGVEYIG
- the tadA gene encoding tRNA adenosine(34) deaminase TadA; translation: MLHQDWMRMALRQAQMAFEQGEVPIGAVIVYDGRIIAEAHNEKEQRNDPTAHAEILVIQKAAEVLDSWRLTDAALYVTLEPCPMCAGAIIQSRLKQLVYGAADLKGGATGSVMNVLDYTLWNHRVDIVAGILEEECSSILKRFFRGLRGF
- a CDS encoding Fic family protein; protein product: MEYIKVKEAAEKWGLTDRRVRILCEQERINGVIKKGRSYLIPADTEKPIDGRKLRGKAVPVQYRSLFTRIDLKKEKLDACRPLTPGETARLRDEFMIEFTYNSNAIEGNTLTLQETALVLEGITIDQKPLKDHLEAVGHRDAFVYVQQLVSNRVPLEERTIKEIHSLVLIDRPEDKGVYRRIPVRIMGAAHEPPQPYIIPKKMEQLIEDCNKKRGTMHPLERIAWFHLVFEGIHPFIDGNGRTGRLIMNFDLMQNGYLPVNIKFTDRKRYYDAFDDYYRDGGVDSMVMMISQYVEERLDRYLEVLYE